Proteins from one Mercurialis annua linkage group LG7, ddMerAnnu1.2, whole genome shotgun sequence genomic window:
- the LOC126654896 gene encoding hypothetical protein At1g04090-like has translation MGNYISINTVYRKRKAVPIETTFKLPSPLPSWPPGNGFGNGIIDLGGLQVCQISSLNKIWSTHEGGPDNLGASFFDPSQIPQGYFMLGCYSQSNNRPLHGWVLAGKDNTNGALKQPIDYTLVYSSESLKIKQDGIGYIWQPNPPDGYKSVGLVVTNSPVKPSLEKIRCVRSEFTDLCEKDNWIWGQSKQIDPNGFNIFSLRPSIRGTRAMGVSVGAFAAENGNSSTDPVSLSCLKNLNKNLSSMPNENQIQAVFRTYSPIIYFHPDEEFLSSSVNWYFNNGALLYKKGQESNPVRIETNGSNLPQDGVNDDVYWLDLPVDEKAKERVKRGDLQESEVYLHIKPMFGATFTDIAIWVFCPFNGPAKAKIEIFNISLGKIGEHVGDWEHITLRISNFNGELQSVYFSEHSRGTWVNASELEFQNGNKFVAYSSLHGHAMYSKPGLVLQGNNGIGIRNDTANSKKFLDTGAKFSTVAGLDIVEPPWINFFRKWGPKINYDIGDEIKKVEKLLPGKLKSAFEKFVNGLPNEVLGEEGPTGPKVKANWTEDEA, from the exons ATGGGGAACTATATTTCCATTAATACTGTCTACAGAAAAAGAAAAGCTGTGCCTATAGAAACTACATTCAAGCTTCCATCTCCATTGCCATCTTGGCCACCAG GTAATGGTTTTGGAAATGGAATTATTGATCTTGGAGGATTACAAGTTTGTCAAATATCATCTCTTAACAAAATTTGGTCTACTCATGAAGGTGGACCAGATAATCTTGGTGCTTCTTTTTTTGATCCTTCACAAATCCCCCAAGGATACTTTATGTTGGGTTGTTACAGCCAATCCAATAATAGACCACTTCACGGTTGGGTTCTCGCCGGAAAAGATAATACAAACGGAGCATTAAAGCAACCGATTGATTACACTCTAGTCTATAGCAGCGAATCTTTGAAAATCAAGCAAGATGGAATTGGCTATATTTGGCAACCAAATCCACCTGATGGTTACAAATCCGTCGGCCTTGTCGTTACTAATTCTCCTGTCAAACCATCCTTGGAAAAAATCCGTTGCGTTAGGTCAGAATTCACCGATCTCTGCGAGAAGGATAATTGGATCTGGGGACAAAGCAAGcaaattgatccaaatggttttaatattttcagTTTGAGACCTAGCATTAGAGGGACTCGAGCTATGGGTGTTTCTGTGGGCGCTTTTGCCGCTGAAAATGGAAATTCGAGTACGGATCCTGTTTCATTATCCTGCTTAAAGAATCTCAATAAAAATCTATCTTCCATGCCGAATGAAAATCAAATCCAGGCAGTTTTTCGGACATACTCCCCAATCATATATTTCCATCCTGACGAAGAATTTCTTTCATCTTCCGTCAATTGGTATTTCAACAACGGAGCATTGTTATATAAGAAAGGACAAGAATCAAATCCTGTCAGGATCGAAACAAACGGCTCAAATCTTCCTCAGGATGGCGTAAACGACGACGTATACTGGCTAGACTTACCCGTAGACGAAAAAGCCAAAGAACGAGTTAAACGAGGCGATTTACAAGAATCTGAAGTGTATTTACATATCAAGCCAATGTTCGGAGCAACTTTCACGGACATAGCTATCTGGGTTTTCTGTCCTTTTAACGGTCCGGCCAAGGCTAAAATCGAGATTTTCAATATTTCATTAGGAAAAATCGGGGAACATGTCGGCGATTGGGAGCATATAACATTAAGGATTAGCAATTTCAACGGCGAATTACAGAGTGTATATTTCTCAGAACACAGTAGAGGAACTTGGGTTAATGCATCAGAACTTGAATTTCAGAATGGAAATAAATTCGTCGCCTATTCTTCATTGCACGGTCACGCTATGTATTCAAAACCAGGGTTGGTTTTACAGGGCAATAATGGAATCGGAATAAGAAATGATACTGCAAATAGTAAGAAGTTTTTGGATACTGGAGCAAAATTTTCTACTGTTGCAGGCTTGGATATTGTTGAACCGCCGTGGATTAATTTCTTCAGAAAATGGGGTCcgaaaattaattatgatattGGCGACGAGATCAAGAAAGTTGAAAAATTGTTGCCGGGAAAACTTAAATCTGCCTTTGAAAAATTTGTGAATGGGTTGCCGAATGAAGTTCTTGGTGAAGAAGGGCCTACTGGACCTAAAGTGAAAGCTAATTGGACTGAAGATGAAGCTTGA
- the LOC126657603 gene encoding hypothetical protein At1g04090-like yields MGNFLSNSKETKALPIDTSFKLPSSLPSWPPGEGFGNGTIDLGGLQVCQISSFNKIWSIQEGGPDNLGASFFDPSQIPQGFFMLGSYSQSNNRQLSGWVLAAKDNENGALKQPIDYTLVFSSESLKIKQDRIGYIWLPTPPDGYKSVGLVVTNSPEKPSTEKVRCVRSDFVDQCETDSWIWGSKEQIDPNGFNIFSLRPSIRGTQAMGVSVGTFVAKNGNSDSPISLSCLKNTNNNLSFMPNKNQIQEIFQAYAPMIYFHPDEAYFTSSVNWYFSNGALLYKKGDESNPVKIEPNGSNLPQGGSNDGSYWLDLPEDIKAKELIKKGNLQETEVYLHVKPMFGATFSDIAIWFFYPFNGPAKAKIDRINLPLGMIGQHVGDWEHMTLRVSNFNGELRSVFFSQHSGGSWVTASELEFQNGNRIVGYSSLNGHAMYSKPGLVLQGRNGIGLRNDTVKSDKVLDTGAKFSVVAADYLGAGVVVEPPWVNYLRKWGPNISYEIDGEIKKVEKTLAGGLKSGFEKVVRILPREILGEEGPTGPKLKASWTGDER; encoded by the exons ATGGGGAATTTTCTTTCCAACTCCAAGGAAACAAAAGCATTGCCTATTGATACCTCATTCAAGCTTCCCTCTTCATTGCCATCTTGGCCACCAG GTGAAGGATTTGGAAATGGAACTATCGATCTTGGAGGATTACAAGTATGTCAAATATCATCTTTTAACAAAATTTGGTCAATTCAAGAAGGTGGACCAGATAATCTTGGTGCTTCTTTTTTTGATCCTTCACAAATCCCACAAGGATTCTTCATGTTAGGTTCTTACAGCCAGTCCAACAACAGACAACTTTCCGGTTGGGTTCTCGCCGCAAAAGATAACGAAAACGGAGCATTAAAGCAACCGATTGATTACACTCTAGTCTTTAGCAGCGAATCTTTAAAAATCAAGCAAGATAGAATTGGCTATATTTGGCTACCAACACCTCCTGATGGTTACAAATCTGTCGGCCTTGTCGTCACTAATTCTCCCGAGAAACCTTCGACGGAAAAAGTCCGATGCGTTCGATCAGATTTCGTAGATCAATGCGAGACAGATAGTTGGATATGGGGATCAAAAGAGcaaattgatccaaatggttttaatattttcagTCTGAGGCCAAGCATTAGAGGGACTCAAGCTATGGGTGTTTCTGTCGGCACTTtcgtcgctaaaaatggaaattcTGATTCTCCTATTTCATTATCTTGTTTAAAGAATACCAATAACAATCTCTCTTTTATGcctaataaaaatcaaattcagGAAATTTTTCAGGCATACGCTCCGATGATCTATTTTCATCCCGACGAGGCATATTTCACATCTTCTGTCAATTGGTACTTTAGCAACGGAGCGTTGCTTTACAAAAAAGGCGACGAGTCTAACCCTgtcaaaatcgaaccgaacGGTTCAAACCTTCCACAAGGCGGTTCAAACGACGGCTCATACTGGCTAGACCTTCCTGAAGATATTAAAGCCAAAGAATTAATCAAGAAAGGCAATTTACAAGAAACCGAAGTTTATTTACATGTCAAGCCAATGTTCGGAGCAACATTCTCCGATATAGCAATTTGGTTTTTCTACCCTTTCAACGGTCCGGCCAAGGCTAAAATTGACCGTATTAATTTACCCTTAGGAATGATAGGACAACATGTTGGTGACTGGGAACATATGACATTAAGGGTTAGCAATTTTAACGGCGAATTACGGAGTGTGTTTTTTTCTCAGCATAGTGGAGGTTCTTGGGTTACCGCATCAGAACTTGAGTTCCAAAATGGTAACAGAATTGTCGGTTACTCGTCGTTGAACGGTCACGCTATGTATTCTAAACCAGGACTAGTTTTACAGGGGAGAAATGGAATAGGATTGAGGAATGATACTGTGAAAAGTGACAAGGTTTTGGATACCGGAGCGAAGTTTTCGGTAGTGGCTGCGGATTATTTAGGTGCGGGTGTTGTTGTTGAGCCGCCGTGGGTGAACTATTTGAGAAAATGGGGTCCGAATATTAGTTATGAAATTGATGGTGAGATCAAGAAAGTGGAAAAAACATTGGCTGGAGGACTTAAATCAGGTTTCGAAAAAGTTGTCAGGATCCTGCCGAGGGAAATTTTGGGGGAAGAAGGGCCTACGGGTCCTAAATTAAAAGCAAGCTGGACTGGAGATGAACGTTGA
- the LOC126654670 gene encoding glutamate receptor 3.2-like isoform X2 yields the protein MEELKKKKKASLEENVIHCIFVSFFVILLLQLLLNGVIHRSITTGRAFRKSDIELTQCFVAFDYYSSSVLSLQDSSDYSFSAVNYSAGSRRRRQLRRRREYEISSRKYENDGSLHVKRSDFTDGPPSRNVIIANRPSIGIMAIRSSQSMRLEQKRINEFAIRVFEAALKLLPYKLISYEKVPFYGSHHDLLNEVALKTIDAGVGDIIISAEGFEIVEFSQPYAEAKLVMLVHTETSKSQTWLFLSLFTPWMWFLLAATSFFTGLVIWLVEHMNHNNGGGSLAGNVASDSPGRGGVAVAFSFAFATLYFGQRERPNSILSHFVLAPWLILMLVVSATFTSSFTSKMANSQIEASKIDIDMLKRANAVVGYDGSSFSFEYLVEVLGFKAKNIASVASVDDYALLLSSGEIAVAFILMPYAKLFLAKYCTGFAIAGSTYELGGFGFAFPKGSTLASDMSKAIVRLRARGNLRLIEEEILSSMNCSASPSGSNARQSLGPEAFLGFFIISGCTSAIALLITLFRLLRQQWQRKINIQAELMGRGLWLWLATLFTQN from the exons ATGGAGgagttgaagaagaagaaaaaagccTCATTGGAGGAAAATGTAATCCATTGCATTTTCGTTTCATTTTTCGTCATTCTTCTGTTACAGTTACTATTAAATGGCGTAATACACCGATCCATAACCACTGGCCGTGCATTTAGAAAATCTGATATAGAGTTGACTCAATGTTTTGTCGCCTTTGATTATTATAGTTCGTCAGTACTGTCTCTTCAAGATTCGTCTGATTACTCATTCTCTGCCGTTAATTATTCTG CTGGGAGCCGCCGGAGAAGGCAATTGAGGCGGAGAAGAGAATATGAAATCAGCTCtagaaaatatgaaaatgaTGGGAGTTTACACGTCAAACGATCTGATTTTACAGACGGACCTCCGAGTCGAAATGTTATTATAGCAAATCGACCAAGTATTGgaattatggcaattaggtccAGCCAATCAATGAGATTAGAACAAAAAAGAATCAACGAATTTGCCATTCGCGTGTTTGAAGCGGCTCTCAAGCTTCTACCCTATAAACTGATCAGTTATGAAAAAGTTCCATTTTATGGCTCTCATCATGATTTGCTTAATGAGGTTGCTCTCAAG ACTATTGATGCAGGTGTAGGTGACATAATTATAAGCGCAGAAGGATTTGAAATAGTAGAATTCTCACAGCCATATGCCGAAGCAAAGCTGGTGATGTTGGTTCACACTGAAACAAGTAAATCCCAGACTTGGTTGTTTCTGAGCCTCTTCACGCCATGGATGTGGTTTCTTCTAGCAGCTACAAGCTTTTTCACTGGTCTGGTTATCTGGTTAGTTGAGCACATGAACCATAACAATGGCGGTGGTTCACTTGCCGGTAATGTGGCTAGTGATTCTCCGGGTAGAGGAGGAGTTGCAGTTGCTTTCTCGTTTGCTTTTGCTACTCTCTATTTTGGACAGA GAGAAAGACCCAACAGCATTTTGTCTCATTTTGTGCTGGCACCATGGCTAATTCTAATGCTAGTAGTTAGTGCAACATTCACTTCAAGCTTCACATCTAAGATGGCCAACTCACAAATTGAAGCATCAAAAATAGATATCGATATGCTTAAAAGAGCAAATGCTGTTGTTGGCTATGATGGAAGTTCCTTTTCTTTTGAGTATTTAGTGGAAGTTTTGGGGTTCAAGGCAAAGAATATCGCAAGCGTAGCATCTGTTGATGATTATGCACTTCTTCTATCGAGTGGCGAAATTGCAGTTGCTTTTATTTTGATGCCTTACGCCAAACTTTTTCTGGCGAAATACTGCACCGGTTTTGCTATTGCAGGATCGACCTATGAGCTTGGCGGTTTTGGCTTC gCGTTTCCAAAGGGTTCCACATTAGCATCAGACATGTCGAAGGCAATTGTACGATTACGGGCGAGAGGAAATTTACGGTTAATCGAGGAAGAAATACTTTCCTCTATGAATTGCTCAGCTTCTCCATCTGGTTCAAATGCAAGGCAAAGTTTAGGACCCGAAGCCTTTTTGGGGTTTTTCATAATCTCAGGCTGCACTTCTGCAATTGCATTATTAATAACCCTGTTTCGCCTATTGAGACAACAATGGCAGAGAAAAATCAACATTCAGGCAGAATTAATGGGCAGAGGACTTTGGCTATGGCTAGCAACTCTCTTCActcaaaattaa
- the LOC126654670 gene encoding glutamate receptor 3.2-like isoform X1 has translation MEELKKKKKASLEENVIHCIFVSFFVILLLQLLLNGVIHRSITTGRAFRKSDIELTQCFVAFDYYSSSVLSLQDSSDYSFSAVNYSGFSLLYMAPEEISGPREVFEDPTRQRKAGSRRRRQLRRRREYEISSRKYENDGSLHVKRSDFTDGPPSRNVIIANRPSIGIMAIRSSQSMRLEQKRINEFAIRVFEAALKLLPYKLISYEKVPFYGSHHDLLNEVALKTIDAGVGDIIISAEGFEIVEFSQPYAEAKLVMLVHTETSKSQTWLFLSLFTPWMWFLLAATSFFTGLVIWLVEHMNHNNGGGSLAGNVASDSPGRGGVAVAFSFAFATLYFGQRERPNSILSHFVLAPWLILMLVVSATFTSSFTSKMANSQIEASKIDIDMLKRANAVVGYDGSSFSFEYLVEVLGFKAKNIASVASVDDYALLLSSGEIAVAFILMPYAKLFLAKYCTGFAIAGSTYELGGFGFAFPKGSTLASDMSKAIVRLRARGNLRLIEEEILSSMNCSASPSGSNARQSLGPEAFLGFFIISGCTSAIALLITLFRLLRQQWQRKINIQAELMGRGLWLWLATLFTQN, from the exons ATGGAGgagttgaagaagaagaaaaaagccTCATTGGAGGAAAATGTAATCCATTGCATTTTCGTTTCATTTTTCGTCATTCTTCTGTTACAGTTACTATTAAATGGCGTAATACACCGATCCATAACCACTGGCCGTGCATTTAGAAAATCTGATATAGAGTTGACTCAATGTTTTGTCGCCTTTGATTATTATAGTTCGTCAGTACTGTCTCTTCAAGATTCGTCTGATTACTCATTCTCTGCCGTTAATTATTCTG GTTTTAGTCTGCTTTACATGGCACCAGAGGAAATAAGTGGGCCAAGAGAAGTATTTGAGGATCCAACTCGCCAAAGAAAAG CTGGGAGCCGCCGGAGAAGGCAATTGAGGCGGAGAAGAGAATATGAAATCAGCTCtagaaaatatgaaaatgaTGGGAGTTTACACGTCAAACGATCTGATTTTACAGACGGACCTCCGAGTCGAAATGTTATTATAGCAAATCGACCAAGTATTGgaattatggcaattaggtccAGCCAATCAATGAGATTAGAACAAAAAAGAATCAACGAATTTGCCATTCGCGTGTTTGAAGCGGCTCTCAAGCTTCTACCCTATAAACTGATCAGTTATGAAAAAGTTCCATTTTATGGCTCTCATCATGATTTGCTTAATGAGGTTGCTCTCAAG ACTATTGATGCAGGTGTAGGTGACATAATTATAAGCGCAGAAGGATTTGAAATAGTAGAATTCTCACAGCCATATGCCGAAGCAAAGCTGGTGATGTTGGTTCACACTGAAACAAGTAAATCCCAGACTTGGTTGTTTCTGAGCCTCTTCACGCCATGGATGTGGTTTCTTCTAGCAGCTACAAGCTTTTTCACTGGTCTGGTTATCTGGTTAGTTGAGCACATGAACCATAACAATGGCGGTGGTTCACTTGCCGGTAATGTGGCTAGTGATTCTCCGGGTAGAGGAGGAGTTGCAGTTGCTTTCTCGTTTGCTTTTGCTACTCTCTATTTTGGACAGA GAGAAAGACCCAACAGCATTTTGTCTCATTTTGTGCTGGCACCATGGCTAATTCTAATGCTAGTAGTTAGTGCAACATTCACTTCAAGCTTCACATCTAAGATGGCCAACTCACAAATTGAAGCATCAAAAATAGATATCGATATGCTTAAAAGAGCAAATGCTGTTGTTGGCTATGATGGAAGTTCCTTTTCTTTTGAGTATTTAGTGGAAGTTTTGGGGTTCAAGGCAAAGAATATCGCAAGCGTAGCATCTGTTGATGATTATGCACTTCTTCTATCGAGTGGCGAAATTGCAGTTGCTTTTATTTTGATGCCTTACGCCAAACTTTTTCTGGCGAAATACTGCACCGGTTTTGCTATTGCAGGATCGACCTATGAGCTTGGCGGTTTTGGCTTC gCGTTTCCAAAGGGTTCCACATTAGCATCAGACATGTCGAAGGCAATTGTACGATTACGGGCGAGAGGAAATTTACGGTTAATCGAGGAAGAAATACTTTCCTCTATGAATTGCTCAGCTTCTCCATCTGGTTCAAATGCAAGGCAAAGTTTAGGACCCGAAGCCTTTTTGGGGTTTTTCATAATCTCAGGCTGCACTTCTGCAATTGCATTATTAATAACCCTGTTTCGCCTATTGAGACAACAATGGCAGAGAAAAATCAACATTCAGGCAGAATTAATGGGCAGAGGACTTTGGCTATGGCTAGCAACTCTCTTCActcaaaattaa
- the LOC126656429 gene encoding dolichol-phosphate mannose synthase subunit 3-like, which yields MKHIVKILAIIVAITALWIGLLQASVIPPTHTWWLLPIYFVKLLGCYGLLMVGIGLVQFPTCHLEAILLQQDIIEAKGFLKQKGVDVGSD from the coding sequence ATGAAGCACATTGTGAAAATATTGGCAATTATTGTTGCAATTACTGCTCTTTGGATTGGCCTTTTGCAAGCCTCTGTTATTCCTCCTACTCATACTTGGTGGTTGTTACCTATTTACTTTGTTAAATTACTTGGATGTTATGGATTGTTGATGGTTGGTATTGGTTTAGTGCAATTTCCAACTTGTCATTTGGAAGCTATTCTACTACAGCAGGATATCATAGAGGCCAAGGGATTTCTAAAGCAAAAAGGAGTTGATGTTGGTTCAGATTGA